In one window of Nilaparvata lugens isolate BPH unplaced genomic scaffold, ASM1435652v1 scaffold4938, whole genome shotgun sequence DNA:
- the LOC120355830 gene encoding coatomer subunit zeta-1-like, which translates to MEGSLLEPTLYTVKGMLILDNDGHRILAKYYDPAIFPTAKEQKTFEKNLFNKTHRANAEIIMLDGLTCVYRSNVDLFFYVMGSCHENELILMSVLQCLYESISQILRKNVEKRVVMENLDIVMLAMDEICDGGIILEADSQSVVQRVALRTDDIPLGEQTVAQVFQSAKEQLKWSLLK; encoded by the coding sequence ATGGAAGGGTCACTCCTGGAACCTACTCTTTACACCGTGAAAGGCATGCTAATCTTGGACAATGATGGACACCGCATTTTGGCAAAGTACTACGATCCGGCAATCTTTCCCACCGCAAAAGAGCAGAAAACATTTGAGAAGAACCTGTTCAACAAAACTCATCGAGCAAACGCTGAAATCATCATGCTTGACGGTTTGACCTGTGTTTACAGGTCCAACgtagatttgtttttctatGTTATGGGAAGTTGTCACGAAAACGAGCTAATTCTCATGAGTGTTCTCCAGTGTCTCTACGAATCTATCAGTCAGATTCTGCGCAAAAACGTGGAGAAACGGGTTGTCATGGAAAATCTTGACATAGTAATGCTAGCTATGGACGAGATTTGTGACGGAGGGATAATTCTGGAGGCCGATTCACAGTCAGTCGTTCAACGGGTCGCACTGAGAACGGACGATATCCCTCTAGGAGAGCAAACCGTCGCTCAGGTCTTCCAGTCCGCGAAGGAACAATTGAAGTGGTCGCTGCTTAAATGA